The following coding sequences lie in one Vigna radiata var. radiata cultivar VC1973A unplaced genomic scaffold, Vradiata_ver6 scaffold_91, whole genome shotgun sequence genomic window:
- the LOC106753074 gene encoding non-specific lipid-transfer protein 1: MASIKCACVVALLCLVVATAPTAHAITCGQVASSLTSCIPFITKGGIVPPSCCAGVKSLNAAAKTTPDRQAVCNCLKSEAGRIGGFNANNAAILPGKCGVSIPYKISTSTNCASIKF; encoded by the exons ATGGCCAGCATCAAGTGTGCGTGCGTCGTTGCCCTCCTGTGCTTGGTGGTTGCCACCGCACCCACGGCACATGCCATCACCTGCGGCCAGGTCGCAAGTTCCCTCACTTCATGCATCCCATTCATCACCAAGGGTGGGATCGTGCCGCCGTCATGCTGCGCCGGAGTGAAGTCCCTCAACGCCGCCGCAAAGACCACCCCAGACCGCCAGGCCGTGTGCAATTGCCTCAAAAGCGAGGCCGGCAGGATCGGTGGATTCAATGCTAACAACGCAGCCATACTCCCGGGCAAGTGTGGCGTCAGCATCCCCTACAAGATCAGCACCTCCACCAACTGCGCTAG TATCAAGTTTTGA